One genomic segment of Mytilus trossulus isolate FHL-02 chromosome 4, PNRI_Mtr1.1.1.hap1, whole genome shotgun sequence includes these proteins:
- the LOC134715628 gene encoding uncharacterized protein LOC134715628 isoform X2: protein MTTIVNPGFEDFRQEKVQSAGNHQCVMAEIDKINKDLQELKDGLVDTSVRCHMLEVELATQFSPYMVSTVRNTKQDCAKCTETIRNYVGAVSE from the exons ATGACGACAATTGTAAATCCTGG ATTTGAAGACTTTAGACAAGAGAAAGTTCAGTCAGCAGGAAACCATCAGTGTGTCATGGCAGAAATAGATAAGATAAATAAAGATCTACAGGAACTTAAAGATGGACTAGTTGACACAAGTG ttAGATGCCACATGTTAGAAGTGGAGTTAGCCACACAGTTCAGCCCATATATGGTTTCCACTGTCAGGAACACTAAACAAGATTGTGCAAAATGTACCGAGACAATTCGTAACTATGTTGGAGCAGTGTCAGAGTAA